One Vicia villosa cultivar HV-30 ecotype Madison, WI linkage group LG5, Vvil1.0, whole genome shotgun sequence genomic window, TAGGGATGGTCAAAAgcaacgtaagagctgagattgaatgcatgaggtatgcttatgttggttatgtcagatgaacttggaggttcgactaagaaagtgttaactgagaACAGGAAGGTCAGATGGAGGACTCCTATTTGGAACTATTCactagaagtatgttttcgaggacgaaaactattttagtgggggagagttgtaacaccccatattttctaattttaatttaattggaaattaaattattaattagagatAATttagtatttggttgaattatatggaaaatgatgagttattggcattgggcctagagtggtgattagcagaagagggggtgttgactaagcaagcccattataatattttattttatttttcataaaataaaggaattgggaaaagaggagaggaaaggagacagactctgagaaagggagaacacgtgaagtgagaagagccaaaggggaagaagatcttcgaagattcgactctgaggtaaggggggattcttcgggttagtattccttatgtgattgtaggtagtatgattgattaggattgttatctagttcaatcgtacgtgtcgggtttgggattttgttaggttttgatgaaattgTGTGAATTACATGGTTCTGTTAATGCTCATGTTATAtgttgttaatacttgtataaaacttgtctgaattatgtgatgatgtgcaaattgatggtatttgtgtgctatgttcgtatgtacctgaaattgggggaaTGGGAtaaggtaaatgctgtcaaaatggtgaatttggctgtgcaggtacgtaggaactggttcccatgtgggacgaaccggttcccccttgtaaaaacagagaaatatggattctgggtagctgggaaccggttcccatgtagggacaacccggttccccatagtaaaaaccagagacgagactttgaagctgccaggaaccggttcccacgtagggacaaccccgttcctgcagcacttttctaaaaatgttttatctttgaaaactcataacttttgatccgagtatccgatttatgtgccgttttgggcgttgcgaagctaatgagatactttatctgatgaattgataaaatgggcaatagccaactttacttttaaactcgatttaattattaatgaattgaaagatagtatatgtatatgtgcttatatatatgactattgatgcatgtatttgcgttggtgatgagattgtgatatccattgagtgatgttagtatataacatttcatagatgatatatgttttgtgattatgttgttgggttgctttgacaatttgttacattgtgtgcaatgatgatggatataacgatgtttgatcgtggtgatgattggtgattgtgaatattaatatattgttaatattaatatgttggttatggtagcaattaacattaatatgatgtgtatgttaattgtgaggatgtagtgtacatatgtgaatgattgtatatgtatgatgatgatgattgatgattgtgaatattaatatgttgttaatattaatatgttggctatggtggcaattaacattaatatgatgtgtatgttaattgtgatgatgtgatgtatgaatgtgaatgattgaatgatgcttatacatgtacatacttgttgtgaccttattggtaagaggtgttaagcgatgttaagcatcggaatgatgatgatgtatgaagatgtaagtatgtgtcatgtgtgcattattcataaatcatttgcattggaaggctaattcccattgtgtggagattagcgggaagtcatcgtgtgcccatgtggggtgtgagcgatgaggcagtagtcgtgtgcccatgtggggtgtgagcgactagagggcagtatcaaagagagaagtcctgtgatatgattcacgaattttggtaccacatgcatagtgtcagttgcatcatatgcattggtgataacatgattggatgagatccagtgttatgccttggtgtgtttacttGATTGATgtgttgagaagatgttgttaatatgacttgatccttgatgaaattgatgagttgtgggccgatggccaatattgttggaagatgcttgcttgttgtaataattccgattatatgtatgattgagtggatgataattactatgagattttattgcttatgattgcataatgcttattaattcgaatgaaactcacccttactttgatgatttcagattaaggatgtaacggcgtcttgattgggtgaagataacttgtaagctagcccgtagttcgtgtcgagtcatgctctgattgtaacactggggaacgatagtttagagacgaattattatgtcggtcttgttgttttatgattgttttagaataacttgcatggataatgaatatgcaatgttatggattattgtccgctgtgttgaacatgaattgtaattatgttacgtggttcctcgtgtagcatgacaaatgacCATGGTATTTttctgttaaagaagttgtgacatccttgtatttcatgtttactctgaatattattctattttccgcgggggtttagaagggtgttacatatcgTATTTCGTTACCaccaatgcttgccaacttgcatgatgtatttcatgtgtctcaattgaggaaatacatttcggatccgtcccacgtgatccaagtggatgatgtacaggtgaaagacaacttaacggttgaaacgttacctgtgaggattgaagatagaagactgaagcaattgcggggtaaggaaatagctttagtcagagtagcttggggaggaccagctgaaggaaatgttacctgggagctagagagccagatgaaggattcgtatccagagctctttacctgaggtatgttttcgaggacgaaaactcttttagtgggggagagttgtaacgcccgtataattttaatattaatttaatcaagaatattgaattaataattagaattattaaggatttcgtgaaaataataaataaataatgggttgtggcatttgggccatgtgagaaatagtaaaagagggggtgtgatataggaaggccctttactaatattattattattttcataaaataattggaatggggaagaaagaaagaacgtgaaagaacagaagtctgaggaacgaggaacgtgaaggagaacagtagagggagagaccaagaatcaagaatttgactaaggtaaggggggacttatctgattatcatctattatcgggttaggggttgataatactgaatagatgtggaattcgggtcgattgagtcatatgataggtttagggattgagtcaattgtatgatgtttgatctctatgtttgaatctatgatgtctgcgttgttatggtctcaattgatgtgtaattggtgtattataagacgtattttgtgttgtttgtgcatactatttccctaggttcgtactggtatggttgggtgtgtttggaatgcatagaatgctgttttctgcaggttggggtttctgaaattgccggttcgcgccgcgtgcacagggtggcgccgcgaacaggtgggcagaatgccaggaagttgtgatacgctcaggtcgcgccgcgtacctgcgttcgcgccgcgaaggcgtaactaattctcgtttcgcgccgcgtgtggatgtttgcgccgcgaacagcttggcagagagtcaatgaattttgggacgctcagtgcgcgccgcgaactagtgatggcgccgcgtgctgtttgTGTTTGAGAtgttttttaaaagttcaaagatgtataactttttaaccgttggtccgtttgatgcgccgttttgagctaaacgaaccttgtaggataatctatatgatgatgattgagttGTTTTTAGagtgatgaaaatacatgtatgctattcttgttgaatatgatgattggtgcaaatacgtgtatgttgtgtatatgatgatgatggaattgtgattgaatgttgttaatatatatgaacatactggaatgatgatgatgatgctgatgattgatgatgatgatggtataagtatgttatatatgttgcattcattcatattcattgatgatactgtatccataagggtgtgttggatcagtgaagggcatgattcccatcgtgtggaatctgtgctggcagggccgtatcttggacgatgttggatcggtcatgggttaccccatttgatgatgattggtaacacatgcatagtgtcagttcatacatatgcataatttataacatgattggatgtattccagtgttgtaaatgttgatgatgtgttgcttgttgtttgattgtttggaATGTCTGTTATggaacaattgggtgaatgatacaactgtgatgtgttattactttataaccttataacatttgttaattatgatgagactcacccttacatgttgtcattttcagattgaggatagcggctgttcgactcggtgaggattagctcatgagtcagggtcttagtagcgtcaggtgtcatgctctgatagttgtaacactgggggcgcgatttgtttagagtttatgattatgactctagttatgttttgatgttttgaaggataagttttgaagatgttaaacttagtccgtttttgataaatttccgctgtgtgaacatgaaacgttttaatttatgatgattacctcagtgtatgcatgacatgactgaatgatgtttgtttattatgaattgtggcacccttatttcatgtactctgaataattgttttaaaattgccgtggggttagtaaggggtgttacaagttTTCCTTATCATCTCCAAACAGACCTTCAAATTGAACAAAATGCTCCATACTTTCTCTATGCAAAGCAGTGGAAATGTGTAACCACTTGCAAACTGATTGCCATATACCTGAAAAATAAGGGAACTCGAAAAGCAAGTGAGGTCTAGATTCAACAGCGACACAGTCCCCGATACACCTACTGGATCCTTGACCAATGACATTCCTTCTATAAAGATTATTCTTAATAGCTAAACTATTATGAAATAATCTCCAACCAAAACATGAAATTTTCGAAGGTATCGCTTTGTGCCAAACCTTATGCCAAGCATCAAGATGGTGATCATAATCAGAGTTAGATAAATCTTTATACACCTCTttaacagaagaaaaaaaaaagttcgaGTTTCCCCATTGTCCTATATCTACCTTGCACAACTTTTTCCACCAATTTGAATCTTTATTACTAGCCATGCCTGTCATGACCTATTCCTCCCCATAACTATTCTTCAACGTTTTTAACCACTGCCCGTGCCTTTCCGATTTGATTTTCCATTTCCACTTTTCTAATGGAGCCACGTTGAGCAGATTCAATTTTCTAATACCCAACCCCCCTCCTCAAATGGAGTACACATTTTCTTCCAATTTACCCTATTGATTTTTTTAGTGTTCTCACTTCCGCCCCATAAAGACTGTTTAAATATAGATTCTAACTTAGAAATGATGCGCGTTTCAATCATTCAACAATCAACAATGTTACTACTTTGTAACTTCTTAACTTTCATTCATAATGGTGCGCGTTTCAATCAAAGTCCAAAATACTTCTTAGCTTTCATAATGTTACTAACAATTTATCTTGGAAAAGAATTACTTAGTTCACCATTCAACTTtaactcttttatttttgttcttgAACAGTGCATGCACCATAAAGTTAAAGAAAAGTTACAGATCCTACTCCAACACTAGACACCATCAATGTCCAACAAAACTAGGGCAATAGCATTATTGCATGCATTGACAAATGCATATCACAAAGACAGCATTAATATGCAAGTACCAAGGTATCCAGTACACCTTTGTATAGCCAAACAATTCTTTTACTTTCCTTTGGCCATAATGATTTTTAGGTTCATTCACTAAAATGGAAGAAATATAGGGTTGTTGTTTTTCTCATTTGGTTCCTCAATTCAATGTCACGGGTGATTCTAACCCATGTGCTCTTTATTAAAGACCACCAAAGTCCAAAATACTGACACTTTTTTCTCCAAACACTCTTTGGGACAGAAGGGATACTCTAACTAGAATCAATATGGGAAAAAAAGACACAAGGGTAACTTGAAGGTACTACGTGATTATGACATGCATGTGAGATTCTTATATGCTTTtttcaaataacaaaaaatacaaccttgtattattttaaataaataaatggtgTCTTTAGATTGGCGATGAACAGAATTGATTCTATTATAATTGAGTTtggtaaaattgattttaacataattgagtttagcataattgatttatgttttggATATATTTAtggaaaagtgagttgaacaataaatttcagtgtaaaaattacCCTAAATCAATTCTGGAGATATAAGCTACAAATTCGAGCTTCaaatagaatcaattctggaggcagaatcaattctacttttgataaaacaaacacctcaaaattactcagaatcaattctacacctcaaaaattgattttgaatcttCCCAAAGCCAATCCAAACATGCTAAAAAAGGACTATACTTTGTTTGTGATTTTTAGAGCAAATCTGTTTTTATTTAtggatatttttaaaattaatataatacaaattattattattgtaataaTAATTTCAAGTATTGGCGGAAAagggaaaaaataaaattatatattaaataattaatggtaTTATTAgaggaaaaaaattattagttttttCATTAggtataaataaaactaaaatgacAATTAAGACTCATTTTGGActtttgataaaaatatattaaatatatattattaattaattatatcatttcatgaaataaaaaatataagggttaataggcatttgcacccctgtaatgttagcgaattttgtttttCCCCCCTCTGTTGCCAAAGGCatgttttggcaacggttttttcaaaa contains:
- the LOC131603382 gene encoding uncharacterized protein LOC131603382, with the translated sequence MASNKDSNWWKKLCKVDIGQWGNSNFFFSSVKEVYKDLSNSDYDHHLDAWHKVWHKAIPSKISCFGWRLFHNSLAIKNNLYRRNVIGQGSSRCIGDCVAVESRPHLLFEFPYFSGIWQSVCKWLHISTALHRESMEHFVQFEGLFGDDKENL